A window of Phycodurus eques isolate BA_2022a chromosome 5, UOR_Pequ_1.1, whole genome shotgun sequence contains these coding sequences:
- the ptpn9a gene encoding tyrosine-protein phosphatase non-receptor type 9 codes for MAATLSAEEEQATRQFLEEITQWTNQHGVSPLSRELAVKFLMARKFDVLRAIELFHSYRETRLKEGIVRLQPQEEPLRSELLSGKFTVLSARDPSGASIALYTAKLHHPNKTGNHVVLQALFYLLDRAVESFETQRNGLVFIYDMAGSNYTNFELDLSKKILNLLKGAFPARLKKVLIVGAPVWFRVPYNLLSLLLKEKLRERVQMVKMAELRQHLPRDCLPQHLGGLLPLDAFSWNQQLLAGQNGRVDPVDELVGIPLEDSSIHVPGPESMRPQELLTHLGRLQRSGIHLEYEELRKETPPGTFHSAQAVYNLERNRYGDVLCLDQTRVHLKPRRNERSDYINASFMDGYKQKNAYIGTQGPLEKTYGDFWRMVWEQNVLVVVMTTRTEEGSRKKCGQYWPLDEGGQEVYGHIAVVSQRVDHHTHYNHTTLELHNTETCEQRQLSHFQYLSWPDYGVPTSAVTLIDFLAAVKRQQWNMIKALGPQWTEHLQGPPMVVHCSAGIGRTGTFCALDICLSQLQDVGSLNVCQTVRRMRTQRAFSIQTPDQYYFCYNAILEHAQRQGLLPANQ; via the exons GCCACCAGGCAGTTCCTGGAGGAAATCACCCAGTGGACCAATCAGCATGGAGTCTCGCCGCTCTCCAGAGAATTGGCTGTCAAGTTCCTCATGGCCCGCAAGTTCGACGTTCTCAGAGCCATCGAGCTGTTCCACAGCTACAGG GAAACGCGTCTCAAAGAAGGAATCGTCAGACTTCAACCTCAGGAAGAACCTCTGCGTTCCGAGCTGCTCAGTGGAAAGTTCACAGTGCTG AGTGCACGGGATCCATCGGGAGCCTCCATCGCCTTGTACACTGCCAAACTTCATCACCCAAACAAGACGGGCAACCACGTCGTTCTGCAGGCACTCTTCTACCTCCTGGATCGCGCAGTGGAGAG CTTTGAGACCCAGAGGAATGGCTTGGTGTTCATATACGACATGGCCGGTTCCAACTACACAAACTTTGAGCTGGACCTGAGCAAGAAGATCCTCAACTTACTGAAG GGGGCGTTCCCTGCCAGGCTGAAGAAGGTGTTGATTGTTGGAGCCCCGGTGTGGTTTCGGGTACCCTACAACCTGCTCAGCCTGCTACTGAAGGAGAAACTTCGTGAGAGG GTCCAGATGGTAAAGATGGCCGAACTGCGGCAGCATCTCCCAAGGGACTGCCTGCCCCAGCACCTTGGTGGCCTGCTTCCCCTGGACGCCTTCAGCTGGAACCAGCAGCTTCTGGCGGGCCAGAACGGTCGCGTGGACCCCGTGGATGAGTTGGTGGGCATCCCCCTGGAGGACTCTTCCATTCACGTCCCAGGACCCGAATCAATGCgcccacaggagctgctgactCACCTCGGCAGGCTTCAACGCTCCGGCATCCACCTGGAGTACGAGGAGCTCCGGAAAGAAACTCCGCCAGGAACCTTCCATAGTGCACA AGCAGTCTACAATCTGGAAAGGAATCGATATGGAGACGTTCTGTGCCTTGATCAAACAAGAGTCCACCTGAAACCCAGAAGGAACGAG AGATCTGACTACATCAACGCCAGCTTTATGGATGGCTATAAACAGAAGAATGCATATATCGGTACTCAAG GCCCACTGGAAAAGACCTACGGTGACTTCTGGAGAATGGTTTGGGAACAAAATGTGCTTGTTGTCGTCATGACTACCAG GACAGAGGAGGGCAGTCGAAAGAAGTGTGGACAGTACTGGCCTCTGGACGAAGGTGGGCAGGAGGTCTATGGCCACATAGCGGTGGTGAGTCAAAGGGTGGACCACCACACCCACTACAACCACACCACCCTCGAGCTGCACAACACTGAG ACGTGTGAACAGAGGCAACTGAGTCACTTCCAGTACCTCAGCTGGCCCGACTACGGCGTCCCAACCTCGGCAGTGACTCTCATCGACTTCCTGGCGGCCGTGAAGAGACAACAGTGGAATATGATCAAGGCTTTGGGACCTCAGTGGACGGAACACCTGCAGGGACCCCCCATGGTGGTCCACTGTAGCGCAGGGATAGGGAGGACAG gtaCCTTCTGTGCCTTAGACATCTGCCTGTCCCAGCTACAAGATGTGGGATCGCTGAATGTGTGCCAGACGGTGCGACGCATGAGAACCCAGAGGGCCTTCAGTATCCAAACCCCAGACCAGTACTACTTCTGCTACAACGCCATTTTGGAGCACGCCCAAAGGCAAGGCCTACTCCCTGCCAATCAGTGA
- the sin3aa gene encoding SIN3 transcription regulator family member Aa → MMKRRLEDQETIFASQQRRLPGNAETFQHRVLAPAPPPPPSAVYEAAVDSMQPTAGIQYSVPQGYQVPTVAQNSGGHGHTPSPAVHGGSHHHSPAAVQSHGPPVMPSHSHMGAPQASAQGQQQFQRLKVEDALSYLDQVKLQFGNQPQVYNDFLDIMKEFKSQSIDTPGVISRVSQLFKGHPDLIMGFNTFLPPGYKIEVQTNDLVNVTTPGQIHHITPHGISVQNIPITGAPSTQALPTAATSAPALLTQPVPAKMSKPTQPQAPTPGSQSNPSIPAYTSPRSPPVPLHPPLSGMSAGLPAQNNQPVEFNHAINYVNKIKNRFQGQPNIYKAFLEILHTYQKEQRNAKEAGGNYTPALTEQEVYAQVARLFKNQEDLLSEFGQFLPDANSSVLLSKTTAEKAESVRNDHGGTAKKLQLNNKQRPNQNGCQIRRHPTPGATPPIKKKPKLLNLKDSSMAEASKHGVGTESLFFEKVRKALRSAEAYDNFLRCLVIFNQEVISRAELVQLVVPFLGKFPELFTWFKNFMGYREMSHIEAYPKERATEGIAMEIDYASCKRLGSSYRALPKSYQQPKCTGRTPLCKEVLNDTWVSLPSWSEDSTFVSSKKTQYEEHIYRCEDERFELDVVLETNLVTIRVLETVQRKISRMSAEEQAKFRLDNTLGGSSEVVHRKAIQRIYGDKASDIIDGLKKNPAVSVPIVLKRLKTKEEEWREAQRSFNKIWREQNEKYYLKSLDHQGINFKQNDTKVLRSKSLLNEIESIYDEHQEQASEENASPPAGPHLTRAYEDRQILEDAAALIIHHVKRQTGIQKEDKYKIKQIMHHFVPDLLFAQRGELSDVEEEEEEEDEEMDVEEGASSKKHNGIPGGGGGSPSKSKLLFSNMAAQRLRGCDDAYNLFYVNNNWYILLRLHHTLCSRLLRIYWQAQRQIEEDVREREWEREVLGLRKEKNDNTAIQLRLKEPMDIDVEVYYSAFLEMVRNLLDGNMEASQYEDSLREMFTIHAYIAFTMDKLIQSIVRQLQHIVSDEICVQVTDLYLAETANGACGGSMSTLSSRSSLEGAYQRKAEQLMSDENCFKVVFARNRGLVQLTLELLDTEEENSDEPLEAERWSDYVGRYLNLDTTTPELREHLAQKPVFLPRNLRRIRKYQKCREQLDKETGEGGKKPLDKEKMACMFKLNSYKMVYVFKSEDYMYRRTALMRAHQSHERVSTRLHKRFQAWLAAWAEEHVTADMAADTDKWLMGEGRDGLLPCSTARQPEVLHFHNVNKYRVKYNP, encoded by the exons ATGATGAAGCGGCGACTGGAGGATCAGGAAACGATTTTTGCGTCCCAACAGCGGCGCCTCCCTGGCAACGCCGAGACCTTCCAGCATCGCGTCCTGGCcccggcgccgccgccgccaccgtcGGCGGTGTACGAGGCCGCGGTCGACAGCATGCAGCCCACCGCAGGCATCCAGTACTCGGTACCGCAGGGATACCAG GTTCCCACGGTGGCCCAGAACAGCGGTGGCCACGGGCACACGCCAAGCCCGGCCGTCCACGGGGGGTCGCACCACCACAGCCCCGCCGCCGTCCAATCCCACGGGCCCCCGGTGATGCCGTCGCACAGCCACATGGGCGCGCCTCAGGCCTCAGCGCAGGGCCAGCAACAGTTCCAGCGGCTCAAG GTTGAGGATGCGTTGTCCTACTTGGACCAAGTCAAATTGCAGTTTGGGAACCAGCCTCAGGTTTACAACGACTTCCTCGACATCATGAAAGAGTTCAAGTCTCAAAG CATTGACACCCCTGGTGTCATCAGTCGGGTGTCACAGCTCTTCAAAGGACACCCCGACCTCATCATGGGCTTCAACACCTTCCTGCCGCCCGGCTACAAAATTGAGGTGCAGACCAACGACCTGGTCAACGTGACGACGCCCGGTCAGATCCACCACATCACCCCGCACGGCATTTCGGTGCAGAACATCCCCATCACGGGAGCGCCGAGCACCCAGGCGCTGCCCACCGCCGCCACCAGCGCACCGGCCCTCCTCACGCAGCCCGTCCCCGCAAAGATGAGCAAA CCCACTCAGCCCCAGGCGCCGACGCCAGGCAGCCAGAGCAACCCGTCCATCCCGGCGTACACCTCGCCGCGCTCCCCGCCCGTGCCCCTCCACCCGCCCCTCAGCGGGATGTCCGCCGGCTTGCCAGCGCAGAATAACCAGCCGGTGGAGTTCAACCACGCCATCAACTACGTCAATAAGATCAAGAACCGCTTTCAGGGTCAGCCCAACATCTACAAAGCTTTCTTGGAGATCCTGCACACGTACCAG AAGGAGCAACGGAACGCAAAGGAGGCTGGAGGGAACTACACCCCGGCTCTGACGGAGCAGGAGGTATACGCTCAGGTGGCGCGGCTCTTCAAGAACCAAGAGGACCTGCTCTCTGAGTTTGGACAGTTTCTTCCAGATGCCAACAGTTCAGTG CTGTTGAGCAAGACGACAGCCGAGAAAGCCGAGTCGGTACGGAACGATCACGGCGGCACCGCCAAGAAGCTGCAGCTCAACAACAAGCAGAGGCCCAATCAGAACGGCTGCCAGATCCGCCGGCATCCTACTCCCGGAGCTACGCCCCCCATCAAG aaaaaacccAAGTTACTGAATTTGAAAGATTCGTCCATGGCCGAGGCCAGCAAGCATGGAGTCGGAACCGAGTCGCTGTTCTTTGAAAAG GTGCGCAAAGCCTTGCGGAGTGCGGAGGCCTACGACAACTTCCTGCGATGTCTGGTCATCTTTAATCAGGAGGTGATCTCCCGGGCCGAGCTGGTGCAGCTGGTGGTTCCCTTCTTAGG GAAATTCCCGGAGCTTTTCACCTGGTTCAAAAACTTCATGGGGTATCGGGAAATGTCCCACATCGAGGCCTACCCGAAGGAGCGAGCCACCGAGGGCATCGCCATGGAGATTGACTATGCTTCCTGCAAGAGGCTCGGTTCCAGTTACAGAGCGCTGCCCAAAAGCTACCAGCAGCCCAAATGCACTGGGAGGACACCGCTTTGTAAAGAA GTGCTAAACGACACCTGGGTGTCCTTGCCCTCCTGGTCTGAGGACTCCACCTTTGTCAGTTCCAAGAAGACGCAGTACGAGGAGCACATCTACAGGTGTGAGGACGAGCGCTTTGAA TTGGACGTGGTGCTGGAAACCAACCTGGTGACCATCCGAGTTCTGGAAACCGTGCAGCGCAAGATATCGCGGATGTCTGCAGAAGAGCAGGCCAAATTCCGCTTAGACAACACGCTGGGCGGCTCCTCTGAGGTGGTGCACCGGAAAGCCATCCAGAGGATATACGGCGATAAAGCCTCTGACATTATTGACGGCCTAAAGAAGAACCCGGCGGTTTCCGTACCCATCGTCTTAAAGAG GCTAAAGACCAAGGAGGAGGAGTGGCGAGAAGCACAGCGAAGTTTTAACAAGATCTGGCGGGAGCAGAACGAGAAGTATTACCTCAAGTCTCTGGACCATCAGGGAATTAACTTCAAGCAGAACGACACCAAAGTGCTGCGCTCCAAGTCCCTGCTCAACGAAATTGAAAGCATCTACGATGAA CACCAAGAGCAGGCATCTGAGGAGAACGCAAGCCCACCCGCAGGCCCCCACTTGACCCGGGCGTACGAGGACCGGCAGATCCTGGAAGACGCGGCGGCACTCATCATCCACCACGTCAAGCGTCAGACTGGCATTCAGAAGGAGGACAAGTACAAGATCAAGCAGATCATGCACCACTTCGTCCCCGACTTGCTGTTCGCACAGCGCGGCGAGCTCTCTGacgtggaggaggaagaggaggaagaggatgaggagaTGGACGTGGAAGAGGGCGCTTCCTCCAAGAAGCACAACGGGATTCCAGGGGGCGGAGGTGGCAGCCCCTCTAAGTCCAAGCTGCTGTTCAGCAACATGGCGGCACAGAGGCTACGAGGCTGCGACGACGCCTACAACCTGTTCTATGTCAACAACAACTGGTACATTTTGCTGCGGCTGCACCACACACTGTGCTCGCGACTCCTGCGCATCTACTGGCAGGCGCAGCGGCAGATCGAGGAGGACGTGCGGGAACGAGAATGGGAGCGGGAGGTGCTCGGACTCAGGAAGGAGAAGAACGACAACACGGCCATTCAGCTGAGACTCAAGGAGCCCA TGGACATCGACGTGGAGGTTTACTACTCGGCCTTCTTGGAGATGGTTCGCAACCTGCTGGATGGCAACATGGAGGCGTCGCAGTATGAGGACTCACTAAGGGAAATGTTCACCATTCATGCGTACATCGCCTTCACCATGGATAAGCTCATACAGAGCATCGTCCGGCAG CTCCAGCACATCGTGAGTGACGAGATCTGCGTCCAGGTGACGGACCTCTACTTGGCTGAGACCGCTAACGGAGCCTGCGGGGGATCCATGTCCACGCTGTCTTCCAGGAGCTCCTTGGAGGGCGCCTACCAACGTAAAGCGGAACAGCTCATGTCGGATGAGAACTGCTTTAag GTGGTGTTTGCGAGGAACAGAGGCCTGGTGCAGCTGACGTTGGAGTTGCTCGACACTGAGGAGGAGAACTCTGACGAGCCTCTAGAGGCCGAG CGGTGGTCTGATTACGTCGGACGTTACTTGAACCTGGACACCACCACTCCCGAGCTGAGGGAGCATCTGGCCCAGAAGCCTGTCTTTCTCCCCAG GAATCTAAGGCGGATCCGGAAGTACCAGAAGTGTCGCGAGCAGCTGGACAAGGAGACCGGTGAGGGAGGCAAAAAGCCGCTGGACAAGGAAAAGATGGCGTGCATGTTCAAGCTCAACTCCTACAAGATGGTGTACGTCTTCAAGTCGGAGGACTACATGTATCGGCGCACCGCGCTAATGAGAGCGCACCAG TCCCACGAGCGTGTGAGCACACGACTCCACAAGCGCTTCCAGGCGTGGCTGGCGGCATGGGCCGAGGAGCACGTCACCGCAGACATGGCCGCCGACACCGACAAGTGGCTGATGGGTGAGGGGCGCGACGGACTATTGCCCTGCAGCACCGCGCGCCAGCCCGAGGTCCTCCACTTCCACAACGTCAACAAATACCGCGTCAAGTACAACCCGTAG